The DNA region AGATGTAGTTGGCCAGGGCCTGCTGGTAGCTGACGCCCAGCTTGGTGAACTCGATATCGGTGAGCGGGTAGCAGTCGCCGCCACCGGCCAGGAAGTCGATGGTGGCGAGCGCCACGGGAGCACCGGGCACGACCTGGCCGCCGGTGACGATGACCGTGCCGTCGTCCAGCACCACCTCGCGCACCCGGCCACCGGGGTTGCCGACCAGGGAGCAGTCGCCGTCCCTGGCGATCTCCCTGGCGGAGGCCGAGGGGTCGTAGGTGAGGGTGAATCCCGCGACCTGGGCGAACTGGCCCCCGGCGCCCGGCAGGCGGTCCAGGGCCTGCTCGAGCAGGATATGGAAGGTCTCGCGGGGTACCTCGCCGACCACCACGAAGTTGCGGAACGGGGCGATGTCCCAGGTGGTCCCGACCGTGATGTCACCCGGCGGGATAACCGAGTCGTTGCGGATGCCGCCGCCGTTCTGGATAGCGACATCGGGCACGCGGCTACCGAACCCTTCGGCCAGGTTGGTAGCCGTGGCCCGCAGGGCGTCGGCCAACAGGTTGCCCTCGTTGGTGGCCACCGTCCGCACCATGGGCTTGCGACCGTCCAGCTCAACCTCGCTGGCGCCGATGACCTCGGAGCTGATCAGGGCGACTGCCGCGGTGAGCGGTTCGATCACGCCTGCCTGCACTCCGGGATCGGGCTCCAGGTCGAAGCCGACCCCTACGGAACGGCCCTCGGCGGCGGTGACGTTGCCGCCCGCGTCGAACGTCACGTTGAGTTCCCCGATGCAGCGGTACCCACCTGGGGCAGTCACTACGGGAACCATCGTTCCGGAAGCGTCCTCCACCATGATCGGGTAGGGCGCCACCGCCTCCTCGTCGGCCAGGCAGGTGTCACCTTCGTTTCGCAGCAGGTCGTCTCCGCCTCCCGCTATGACGACGTCCACGCCGGACAGGCTCGCCACGAGTTCGATCTCCTCCGCCACGTCCTGGAGGTGGCTGACCAGGACGATCTTGTCGACTCCGTCAGCCGCCAGGGCTGCGACCTCGGCTTGGACGGCGGGCAGCACAGGCGAGACCACCACGTTGCGGGGACTCGAGATGTTCGGCAGCATCGGCGTCACCGCGCCGACTACCCCGACCCGCTCGCCACCGGTGACGATCACGGTGCTGGGGGCGATCAGGCCCTCGTCGACCAGCGCCTGCAACTCCGGCTCGGCGGAGAAGTCCAGGTTGGCCGACAGGAACGGGATGGCGGGATCGAAACCCTTGATGAACCGGGCGGTCACCTCCGGGCCCATGTCGAAGTCATGGTTGCCCAGGGCCATGGCGTCGTACACGCCGCTCAGGGCGACCGAGTCGTACAGCGGACCTTCCCGGGCCAGCGAGACGCCGAACTCCTGGGAGGCGAGGAAGTTGTCGCCCGAGGTGAGCGTCACGACACCGCTACCGGCGGCCCCGGCCTGCAGCTGCTTCATGAGCGCCACGAAGCGGGCCACGCCCGGATCCGAACCGTCGTCGGGCAGGAGCTTCGACTCACCGTCGTTGTTGTGCAGGATGGTGAGGACGAAGGTGTCGCCCCCCTCCGAATCCTGGGCGCCGGCCGAGACGGGAACCGAGGCCAGGATCCCGACCAGCAGCGACAGCACTGCAAAGAACGCCAATGGGCTCCTGGGCCGCCAACTCGTCATGCTCACTCCTTTGCTCTCCTCACCCGGCAGTTTTTCGGGGTCACCGGGCATGGCATCCGAAATCGTTCAAGGGAACATCGAAATCGTGGCCCACCCACCTGCGAGCACGCTGAGCGAGTCGAAGATCCTGGGAGGAATCCCACCAAACGAGAGCCGTCGTTTCGTGACCCAAAGCAGCTCAGCAGCCCGGAGATCAAGCGGCCTTCGCTGCCCCCATGATGTTACCGCCTGTTGGTGACAAGGCTATAAACCGGCTCCGGACGCATCGGCCGGAGTTGGGCGGCTACTTCGAGGCTACCGGGTCTCGTAGTCGGGGTACTTCCGCACGGTTACCGGTTCTCCGGCCGCTTTGCGGGCCCGGTACCACGACTCGAACCTGGCCATCCACTCGTCGGAGCGGGCGACGATGGCCTCCTCGTCCAGGAACGTGAACTCTCCGCCTCGCAGCAGGAACCTCCCGTCGACCATCGTGTCCTCCACCAGGGTTCCCGCGCACTTGGTGACGATCCAGTAGAGGAGGTTCCCCGCGTTCAGGGGGTAGAGGGTGGTGTTCCGGTGGAGGTCCACCGTGATGATGTCGGCTCGCTTGCCGGCCTCGATCGTCCCGATCCGGTCCCCGAGTCGCTGGGCCCTTGCGCTCCCGATCGTGGCCAGCTCGATCGGGACCCAGGGTTCGAACTGCCCTTCGTGGTCCGGCGGGATGATGGCATTGACGAGATACGCCGTGTAGATGTTGTCGAACAGATTGCCGGCCGGCATGTCCGTGCCGAGGCCGAGCGTGACGCCGGCCGCCCGGAGGGCAGGGACGTCGGCCACCGAGCCGTGGTACGTCGCGTTCGACTGCGGGTTGTGCGAGATGGCAACCCCCGCCTCGGCGAATATCTCCGCTTCTGCCCGGTTCACCTGGTCGCAATGGAAGAACAGGGTGCGTTCCTGGAGCAGGCCCCTGGCCTGGAGGTAGCCAACTATCCCACCCCATGAGGCGAACTGGGCGTCGGACAGGCGGCGATCCGCGGCGCTCTCGAGCAGGTGGGTGGCGAACCCCACGTCATAGCGCTCGGCCAGCTCCATGCTTTGGAGCAGCAACCTTTCCGAGCATGAATACGTGGTGTGGGGGTGGACGGCGACCTGGATCCTCCCGTCCTCGGCGTTGTGGTAGTCCTGGATCACCTGCTCGGTCAGGGCGAGGTATCCGTCATCGTCGAGCCCATCCCCGAGGATGACGTTGCTGACGGACTGGGGATGCATGATGAGCCTCATCCCGGAGGCGACGCCGGCGCGGAAAGACCCGTGCGGGAACGGGAAGGCGCTGGTGATGGTGGTGGTGCCGTGCTTGATGGCGTTGCACATGGCCACCAGGGTCATGTCGTAGGTGCTCTCGTCCGAAGCCCACGTGTAGGCGGGCCAGATGAACTTCTCCAGGCATTCGGAAATGCCGCTGAACTCGAGCGAGGAAGGGTCGATGCCCGGAAGCAGGTTGAAGGCATAGTTGGCCAGGTGGTTGTGGCTGTCGATCAGCCCCGGCATCACCAGCCTGTCGCCGCAGTCCACCACCTCGCCGCCCCGCTTGACGACCTCGTCCTTCGGCGAATCCTCAGGCCCGCCCACCGAGTGGATGAGCGGTCCGTCGACGAGCACCCAGCCGTCCTCGATGATGCCGTCAGGGTCGGGCGTGGCGATCAGGAACCGGCAATTGTCGAACAGGATCATCACACAACCTCCGAAGAGAACCGGGATGGCAGCCCGGACCACGCCCCGGCCGAGCATCCGGCACTCCGGTCGCTCCGGCTCGGAGTGTACCCATGAGTGGCCCGGCGGCTCCGCTCCGGGGAACGGCGACCGCCTGCGGGTTTCGCGGTGTCTACGCCGGCTCGGTGATCCAGAGAGCGCCCAGACCGGTGGCCAGCGGGATGGCGGTGAGCCACCAGGCCGCCGCTCCGTATCCCCCGGTGCCGGCGGCCAGCAGCGCTACGGTGACGGGTCCGGCGGCTGATGCCGCCACCATGATCAGCATGGAGACGCCCTGGATGCCCCCGATGTTGGCGAGGCCGAACCAGCGGGGCAACAGCGTGGGGACGAGCGGGAAATGTGCTCCGCCCCCGGCGCCGAGGAGGACCGTGTAGGCGAACGCCTGCCAGCCCTGCTCGAGGCGCCCGACCATCGCCAGGGCGCATATAAGGAAGAGCATCGAACCCGCCAGCAGCACCCGGGCGGGGATCCGGTCGGCCAGAGCCCCGACGGCCAGGCCGGCGGTGATCATGCCCGTGACCAGGGGCACGAACATGGCCGCGGCCTGGGTGGCGGACAGGCCGGCTCCGGTCAGGATCGAGATCTGGTGGAAGTTGAGCCCGGTGGCCACCATGGAAGACGTGGCGATGACGCACGCCATCAGAACGAACCGGGGTTGGGTGATGGCCTGGCCGCGCGTGGCGGGAGTGCGGGCGGTCGCGGCGGCCGCGACGACGGTGGGGGGCGGCCGCTTGTAGCCGTCGGGACGTTGACCGACATCGGAGGGGCGGTCGATGATCCCGAAGTGCCCGATTGGTATGACCACCATCCAGACGGCGGCGGCGGCCAGCAGCCAGGCGACGCGGACGCCGTAGGCCGCCACGGCCAGCCCCAGAATCAGCGGGGTGAGGCTCATCAGGCCGCTGATGGTGGGTGAGGTGACCCCGAACACCCGGCCGCGCCGGCGCTCGAACCAGTGGGTTATGGCCAGCGAACTCACCAGCGTCAGGGCCCCCTGGCCGAGCCAGCGGATGAGGGTGAACCCGATCGCCAGGGTCACGAAGCCCTGGACGCCCGCCATGACGACCAGGCCTAGACCGAACGCCGCCCCGATCCATCTCATGGCGCGGCGGGTCCCGACCCGGTCGATCCAGCTACCCACTGGCAGCAGGGCGGCGCCGCCCGCCAGCGTGCCGACCAGGTAGGCGGCCGATACCTGGGGCCGGCTCAGGCCCAGCTCGGCGATCAGGGGGTCGATCGAAACGGACACGCCGATGGTCTGGCCGGGGCCGGTCATGGCGCCCGTGATGACAGCCAGCCCGGCGATCCGCCAGCCGAGGAAGGGCCGGGCAGGCTTGACGGCGTCGGATAGGGGATCGGCGGTCATTCGGTTCCGGACCTTCGCTCGGGATGCGTGACCGGTTTAGTGGATCGAATGCCCATCCCCAATTCGAAGCCCGTGCCGTGGCCGGCCCGCGCCGATCGGCCGGTCTACGGGACCGTGGTTTGCCGAGACAGTCTGGCGTCCGTGTCGAGGACGAGGGTCATTCGCCGTACATGCGGGCTCGGGCTCGGGCGAGCTCCTCCTCGGCGAAGGCGCCGTTCTCGGCCTCCCACCACCGTCGGATGACGGATCGTCCCCGGGGCCGTCGGTCCGGAATCGGGGTCCTCGCGCCGGGTGTAAATTGTGGGTAATCCAGCCTCTAGGGCTGGTACGCCCGTGGAAGGTGCCTGATGACTTTCTTCCCTACCGTCAGCGACGAGCGGCGGCTGGAGATGTTCGCCGACCGTCCCGGGCCGGCCCGGGTTCTCATCGATACCGACACCGCCAACGAGATCGATGACCAGTTCGCCCTGGCCTGGGCGTTGCTGTCGCCCGAGCGTATCGAGGTGGAGGCGATCGTCGCCGAGCCGTTCGGGCACCTCCACATGCGGGAGGAGTTGGTGGCCGAACTGGAGGCTCTCCGGGCCGGCACCACCACCGGCGCGGTGGAGAACAAGTACGAAGGATGGGTTCGCCACCTGGTGGCCCAGGGAATCGAGCCCGAGGACCTGCAACTGGTGGGTCCGGCCGAGGGTATGGAGAAGTCGTACGAAGAGATCCACCGCGTGCTCGGCAAGCTGGGGATCGCGGGCGACGGCCTGGTGTTCCGCGGGTCGGACCGCTACATGCCGGCGCCTGATGTCCCGGTCGAGAGCGAGGGCGCCCACCGCATCATCGAGGCGGCGCTGGCCGATGACGAGCGGGTGCTGCATGTGGTGGCCATCGGATGCGTCACCAACGTCACCTCGGCGCTGCTCATGGCGCCCGAGATCGCCTCCCGTATGGTGGTCAACTGGACCTCCGGGTATCCCACCTGGGTCGACCTCGACAACACCCCCTCCCTGAACCTGGTGCAGGACCGCCATGCCTCCCGGCTGCTCTTCTCGTCGGGCGTGCCGCTGGTCTACCTGCCCGGATACCACATCGGCGCCCAGCTGAACTTCTCGCATCCCGAGGCGGAGGCCTGGATCAAGGGCAAGGGCGAGATCGGCGACTACCTCTACCACCTCTACGTCCACAATCCCATCTGGATCCAGCGCGGCGTCAAGCCATTCCCCGGGCAGTCCTGGGTGGTCTGGGACCTGATCAACATCGCCTGGCTGATCGACCGCAGCTGGGTGCCGACGCGGACCACGAGGACCCCTCACCTCGGCGACGACCTGGTCTGGCAGGCCCGACCCGACGGGCCGCTGATGCTGGAGGCGGTGGGCATCGACCGGGACGCCGTCTACCACGATCTGATCGTCAAGCTCGACGACCAGGACCGCATCCTGGCGTCGCGGTGACCGGGCGAGCGGAGCGAGGAGGAGAGGACGTATGAGAGCAGCCTGCCTGCTTCCCGAAGGTGGTATCGAGATCCGGGAGCGGCCGGCGCCGTCCCCCGGTCCGGGTCAGGTGCTGGTGGCGCCCCGGCTGGTGGGCATCTGCGGCTCCGATCTCCATTACTACAAGGACGGGAGGATCGGTACCTGGCGGGTCCGGCGCCCGCACGTTCTGGGTCACGAGTTCGCCGGCGTCGTTACGGAGCTCGGTGAGGGAGTGGGCGGCACCCGGGTCGGCGATCACATCGCGGTGGAGCCCATCGTGCCCTGCGAGGCCTGCGACCCGTGCCGGCGAGGCGTCTACAACCTCTGTCCCGGCATGCGATTCACCGGGTCGCCCCACACCGACGGTGCTCTCCAGGACCTGGTCGCGGTGCCGGCGCGCGGCGCCCACTCGCTCCCGGAGGGGATGGACTTCGCCCTCGGCGCCCTGGTGGAGCCGACCTCCATAGCGGTCCACTCGGTACGGCGCGGCGAGGTGCGGCCGGGAGAGACGGTGCTGATCATCGGCGCCGGCCCGATCGGCCTTCTGATCCTGGCGGTCGCCCTGGCCTACGGGGCCGGCGCGGTGCATTCCACCGACTTGGACGAGGGACGGCTGGCATTGGCGACGGAGATGGGCGCAACGACATCGGTGAACGTCGGAGGCTTGCAACCGGAGGAGATTCTCGAGGTGACTGAGCCGCTCGGAGCCGACGTGGTGTTCGAGGCGGTCGGTAGCCCGCGCACCCTCGAGACAGCCATGCGCCTGGTACGGCCCGGCGGTCGGGTGGTGGCGGTGGGGGTGAACACCGAAGAGCGGATCCCGTTCAACCTGCTGCTGGCCCAGTCCATGGAGGCGACCGTCATCCCCGTCTACCTCGGTCGGGACGCCTTCCCGGAGGCCATATCCCTCCTGGCATCGGGCCGGATCGACGGGACGAGGCTCGTCAGCCATCGTTTCCCCCTGGAGCGGGCCTCCGAAGCGATGGACACCGCCCTCAGCGTGTCCTCCGGCGCCGTCAAGGTGATGATCGACGTAGCCGGCGCGGGGAGAGGGAACGGCTGATGGCCCGGATGTACTTCGAGGAGGACTCCGACGTGCGCCATGTGGCCGGCCAGTCCGTGTGCATAGTCGGGTACGGCAACCAGGGCCGCTCCCAGGCCCTCAACATGCGGGACAGCGGCCTGAGCGTCACCGTGGGGAGCCGCCGGGACGAGTCCTACGAGGCTGCCCTCCGGGACGGCTTCGAGGTGCTTCCGGTCGGCGAGGCGGTGGCGCGGTCCGATATCACTTTTCTCTTGGTGCCCGATGAGGTCATGCCCAAGGTATTCGAGCGGGACATCGGTCCGAACCTCGCCGCGGGCGACATGGTGGTCTTCGCCAGCGGCTACAACATCGCCTTCGACCTGATCGAGCCCCCTGCCGACGTGGACGTGGTGCTGATCGCGCCCCGCATGATCGGAGCGGGGGTCAGGGACACCTACCTGAGCGGTGAAGGGTTCCCGAGCCTCATCGCCGTACATCAAGCCGCAACCGGCACGGCCTTCGAGCGGATGCTGGCCCTATGCGAAGGGATCGGATCCACCCGGATGGGCGTGATCGAATCCAGTTTTCTCGAGGAGGCGACCGTGGACCTGTTCGCCGAGCAGGTGGGATACCTCTACGCGGTGCGCCGCTACTGCGAAGTGCTGGTGGAGGCCGGGTGCAGCCCCGAAGTGGCCATGCTGGAGTTCTACGCCTCGGGGGAGGGGATCGAGACCGCCAAGGCCTATCGCGACATTGGCCTCTGGGACCAGATCACGCTACATTCCCGTACGAGCCAGTACGGGCAGGAAGTTACCGCGCGGCTCGCTCCCGAGCGGGAGGAAGCCGAGAGGTCTCGCCTCAAATCGATCATCTCCCACATCCAGGACGGTTCGTTCGCTCGTGAGTGGGCGGCGGAGCAGCGAGCGGGGTTTCCCGAGTTCGACCGGATCCGGGAGTTGAACATGGCCCACGAGATG from bacterium includes:
- a CDS encoding MFS transporter, with amino-acid sequence MTADPLSDAVKPARPFLGWRIAGLAVITGAMTGPGQTIGVSVSIDPLIAELGLSRPQVSAAYLVGTLAGGAALLPVGSWIDRVGTRRAMRWIGAAFGLGLVVMAGVQGFVTLAIGFTLIRWLGQGALTLVSSLAITHWFERRRGRVFGVTSPTISGLMSLTPLILGLAVAAYGVRVAWLLAAAAVWMVVIPIGHFGIIDRPSDVGQRPDGYKRPPPTVVAAAATARTPATRGQAITQPRFVLMACVIATSSMVATGLNFHQISILTGAGLSATQAAAMFVPLVTGMITAGLAVGALADRIPARVLLAGSMLFLICALAMVGRLEQGWQAFAYTVLLGAGGGAHFPLVPTLLPRWFGLANIGGIQGVSMLIMVAASAAGPVTVALLAAGTGGYGAAAWWLTAIPLATGLGALWITEPA
- a CDS encoding nucleoside hydrolase; protein product: MTFFPTVSDERRLEMFADRPGPARVLIDTDTANEIDDQFALAWALLSPERIEVEAIVAEPFGHLHMREELVAELEALRAGTTTGAVENKYEGWVRHLVAQGIEPEDLQLVGPAEGMEKSYEEIHRVLGKLGIAGDGLVFRGSDRYMPAPDVPVESEGAHRIIEAALADDERVLHVVAIGCVTNVTSALLMAPEIASRMVVNWTSGYPTWVDLDNTPSLNLVQDRHASRLLFSSGVPLVYLPGYHIGAQLNFSHPEAEAWIKGKGEIGDYLYHLYVHNPIWIQRGVKPFPGQSWVVWDLINIAWLIDRSWVPTRTTRTPHLGDDLVWQARPDGPLMLEAVGIDRDAVYHDLIVKLDDQDRILASR
- the ilvC gene encoding ketol-acid reductoisomerase, yielding MARMYFEEDSDVRHVAGQSVCIVGYGNQGRSQALNMRDSGLSVTVGSRRDESYEAALRDGFEVLPVGEAVARSDITFLLVPDEVMPKVFERDIGPNLAAGDMVVFASGYNIAFDLIEPPADVDVVLIAPRMIGAGVRDTYLSGEGFPSLIAVHQAATGTAFERMLALCEGIGSTRMGVIESSFLEEATVDLFAEQVGYLYAVRRYCEVLVEAGCSPEVAMLEFYASGEGIETAKAYRDIGLWDQITLHSRTSQYGQEVTARLAPEREEAERSRLKSIISHIQDGSFAREWAAEQRAGFPEFDRIRELNMAHEMRTAERRLYEVLGRLPSG
- a CDS encoding amidohydrolase family protein, with the protein product MLGRGVVRAAIPVLFGGCVMILFDNCRFLIATPDPDGIIEDGWVLVDGPLIHSVGGPEDSPKDEVVKRGGEVVDCGDRLVMPGLIDSHNHLANYAFNLLPGIDPSSLEFSGISECLEKFIWPAYTWASDESTYDMTLVAMCNAIKHGTTTITSAFPFPHGSFRAGVASGMRLIMHPQSVSNVILGDGLDDDGYLALTEQVIQDYHNAEDGRIQVAVHPHTTYSCSERLLLQSMELAERYDVGFATHLLESAADRRLSDAQFASWGGIVGYLQARGLLQERTLFFHCDQVNRAEAEIFAEAGVAISHNPQSNATYHGSVADVPALRAAGVTLGLGTDMPAGNLFDNIYTAYLVNAIIPPDHEGQFEPWVPIELATIGSARAQRLGDRIGTIEAGKRADIITVDLHRNTTLYPLNAGNLLYWIVTKCAGTLVEDTMVDGRFLLRGGEFTFLDEEAIVARSDEWMARFESWYRARKAAGEPVTVRKYPDYETR
- a CDS encoding NAD(P)-dependent alcohol dehydrogenase gives rise to the protein MRAACLLPEGGIEIRERPAPSPGPGQVLVAPRLVGICGSDLHYYKDGRIGTWRVRRPHVLGHEFAGVVTELGEGVGGTRVGDHIAVEPIVPCEACDPCRRGVYNLCPGMRFTGSPHTDGALQDLVAVPARGAHSLPEGMDFALGALVEPTSIAVHSVRRGEVRPGETVLIIGAGPIGLLILAVALAYGAGAVHSTDLDEGRLALATEMGATTSVNVGGLQPEEILEVTEPLGADVVFEAVGSPRTLETAMRLVRPGGRVVAVGVNTEERIPFNLLLAQSMEATVIPVYLGRDAFPEAISLLASGRIDGTRLVSHRFPLERASEAMDTALSVSSGAVKVMIDVAGAGRGNG
- a CDS encoding bifunctional metallophosphatase/5'-nucleotidase, giving the protein MTSWRPRSPLAFFAVLSLLVGILASVPVSAGAQDSEGGDTFVLTILHNNDGESKLLPDDGSDPGVARFVALMKQLQAGAAGSGVVTLTSGDNFLASQEFGVSLAREGPLYDSVALSGVYDAMALGNHDFDMGPEVTARFIKGFDPAIPFLSANLDFSAEPELQALVDEGLIAPSTVIVTGGERVGVVGAVTPMLPNISSPRNVVVSPVLPAVQAEVAALAADGVDKIVLVSHLQDVAEEIELVASLSGVDVVIAGGGDDLLRNEGDTCLADEEAVAPYPIMVEDASGTMVPVVTAPGGYRCIGELNVTFDAGGNVTAAEGRSVGVGFDLEPDPGVQAGVIEPLTAAVALISSEVIGASEVELDGRKPMVRTVATNEGNLLADALRATATNLAEGFGSRVPDVAIQNGGGIRNDSVIPPGDITVGTTWDIAPFRNFVVVGEVPRETFHILLEQALDRLPGAGGQFAQVAGFTLTYDPSASAREIARDGDCSLVGNPGGRVREVVLDDGTVIVTGGQVVPGAPVALATIDFLAGGGDCYPLTDIEFTKLGVSYQQALANYI